gcttgccctagtacagaacagaaCCCACAACTATAAAgtgtttagaataaaaaatcaGTAAGTTTGGGCTAAAACTTTAAAATTTACGAGAGTGCCACCGTGTTTTCATTTCAGGAAACagagaaaatgagaattttttgttttcatttttaagcctaaattagaaaatattttctttgaaaacatTTCAAAAAAGTCAAAAACCAAAGTGAACATGTTTTCTACctcattttctgttttcaatGAAAAtgaccaaaccaaaccaaacaggcccttatGTTGTGTAATGGGCCTAAAACCCGAATTTACTCTTTCGTCTTCTTCTCACCATCGAATTGCAGACAGAACACCAGCAACAGCAGCAGCCGCCAAAGGCGAAGAGAGTGAGAATGGTGTCAGGTTCAGGGATCTGCGCgaagagggtggtggtggatgcGCGCCACCACATGTTGGGTCGGCTTGCTTCGATCGTGGCGAAGGAGCTTCTCAACGGCCAGAAAGTGGTGGTGGTTCGGTGTGAGGAGATTTGCATGTCTGGTGGTCTCGTCAGGCAGAAGATGAAGTACATGAGGTTTCTCCGGAAGCGTATGAACACCAAACCTTCTCATGGTCCTATCCATTTTCGTGCTCCTTCCAAGATTTTCTGGCGCACTCTTCGTGGGTATGTTCCTCTTTTTCGTTTCCTCATGTTTATGCATTGATTTTTCCATTTGATTTGCAGTGTTGGTTTTTGATGAATTTGGCCTCTTTGTTTTTGGGTATGAAATTGATTTTGTAAAAGCAGCTGAATGAGCTATCAAACTGTGTGTGGTTGTGAGTGGATGATGATTTTGGGGACTGATTAGTTGTTTCACTATTGTGATTATGCTTGCTTTGACTAGTGGATTTCAATATTCAGTGGGTTTTTTTTTCCAGTCTTTGTTAGAGAAGTCAATGAATTTGAAATGGGAGGCTGTACTTGTGATTTGTTCTATGTATGTTAATATTTGCCAATTTCGTGTGgtttgaattttgtttttatgatgCTGTTTTTGAATAACAAAACAAATGGAAATATGAAGGAAAGTGACTTAGAAGCATGCTagagtgatgatgatgaagaatctTCTCGTACTAGAGTTTTATTAGGAAGTCTATAATATTACTGAAATATTCCCTCATAGAAAAACGGCTGTGATGAATATTTAGAATGAAAGAATGGGTTCGACAAATGCATAAAAGGATTAGTCAATGTTACTTTATTGTGTGAAGGTTCTGAAATTTCTGTTTTTTCAGGATGATACCACACAAGACTAAGCGTGGTGCAGCTGCTCTTGAACGTTTGAAGGTGTATGAGGGTATCCCTCCTCCATATGACAAGGTCAAAAGAATGGTTGTCCCTGATGCTCTCAAGTATGTTCTGTCTTTCTTGAtctgttttttttattgtgaCATATTACAAGTCAGTTCTATATGAACCTCATGtcttaaattaataaaatcagGGTGTTGAGGCTTCAGAAAGGACACAAGTACTGCTTGTTGGGTAAGTTGTCATC
This portion of the Lotus japonicus ecotype B-129 chromosome 3, LjGifu_v1.2 genome encodes:
- the LOC130748942 gene encoding 60S ribosomal protein L13a-4-like, whose protein sequence is MVSGSGICAKRVVVDARHHMLGRLASIVAKELLNGQKVVVVRCEEICMSGGLVRQKMKYMRFLRKRMNTKPSHGPIHFRAPSKIFWRTLRGMIPHKTKRGAAALERLKVYEGIPPPYDKVKRMVVPDALKVLRLQKGHKYCLLGKLSSEVGWNYYDTIRELEKKRKDKAQVLYERKKQLNKLRVKAEKVADEKLGSQLDILAPVKY